CGACGGATGGCCGAGTTCCTGCACGATATTGGCGCTCACGTTGTGCGCTTCCAGTGCGGCGTCGATGATCGGCCGGCTGCCCGACGCGTGATCGAGCATGACGAGGCGCTCGCCGTCCAGTTCGCGCCATGCGACCTGCGCGCGCGACGCGAGCGGATGGTCTTCGCGCGACACGAGGCAAAACGAGTCGGTCATCAGCGGCTCGGTGAACAGGTCGTCGGCGGATAGTGGGCCGATCACCACGCCGAAATCCACCTCGCCCGACTTGACCTTGCGCACGACGTCGCTCTGCACGTCGTCGCGCAGCCCGAGCGTGATGTACGGAAACTGCGCCCCGCACGCCGCGACGATATTCGGCATCAGCCGGCACGCAATGGTCGGGCTGGCCGCCACCATCACCCGGCCGCGCCGCTGCTCGCCGATTTCACGAATCTCGCGCAGCGCGTCGTCGAGATCGGTCAAGAGACGCGACACGCTCGCCACCAGATTGCCGCCGACGTCCGTCAGCTGGACTTCCCGCGTCGTCCGGTCGATCAGCTTCAGGCCGATCTCGGCCTCCAGTTCACGCACGCACCGGCTGACGGCCGACTGCGTCAGCCCGATTTCGCTCCCCGCGCGGCTGAAGCTCTGCAGCCGCGCCACTTCGATGAACACGCGCAGTTGGCGCAGCGTCACATTCATCCCCTCTCCTCATGAATGACGTCGTTTGATGCGGATTTTATGCTCCGAAACACGTTCGCGCACGGTTTCATCGAGTTCGCTGCAATGCAGCAGAAAGGCGCAAACGCACGCGGGACGGGCCTGATTGCACAAGATTGGTGATTGTCCCGATTTGCGTGATGAGTTTTTTGGATTCTCATACGGGCCAGGCTAACGCCCGAAACGGCTTGATGTGGCGGGGCTTCGAGGCGGTTAAGTGTAAGGTGGCACGCTTCATGCATTTCCCCTTGCACAAGAGTCGGCGCTGATTCGGACTGGTGAAAAAACGGTTCGCTAAGGCATAGGCCGGCTCTCCGCCGGCGCCCGATACCGATCGGGCGCATGAAGAGTGCGCAGCGCGGGGCAGCGCACCGGAGTTAGCTTCGCTGAGGTGAAACATGATGGTGTTCGACGATTTGAGAGACAACGAGTGGGCGCTGGTTGAGGCGTTGTTCTGTGCGGAGCCCGCACGGAGCGAACGCCGTGGTCGACCACGCGTCGAAGCTCGCGCGGTAGTCAACGCCGTGTTGTGGGTTTTGTCGACGGGCGAGGGCTGGTCCAAGTTGCCGGGCCGTTATCCGTCGCCGCCGACGTGCCGTCGTCGTTTCGACGAATGGCAGGCCGACGGTACACTCGCGGAAATTGTGAAACGTCTCGGCACGAGCGGCCGCGAGATTTCGCTGCGCGGGCGCATTGGCGCGACGGCTGCGAAGCCGCCTGCACCGCCGAGCCGCGACCGTCTGCGCGGCGCGTTCTGGACCAATCCGGAATCGTGGCGCGCACCTGTCAAGATGGCCTGATACAGCTATTCACGCAACCGGGCGCCCTTGGGCGCCCGGCGCGTTTCTGAGGCCGGCGCCCGTTCGGCCCGATTCCCCTGATTTAAAGAGGCGTTGCACGCGTGCGCGAGCTCGATCGCGTGCGCACGGACGCTGAATCAGCGTCTCCGCCTCCTTGACGACGGCCTGACCCGTCCGTCGATTTTTCCGCTGGTTACAACACCGGCGCGTCCGTCTTCGCGCATCGCCGCACGCGAGCGCCGACGCCCTTCCCGCCCGCCTGCGTCCGCAGTCATTCCGTCGGCATATCGACGGTGACGGGGCGAAACATCCATTTACTTTTATTTACAGCATGCTTTCGCAGCGCGGCATACCGTATGAGTATGCAAATAAGCCCGTCCCGGCCGGCTTGTCGGGAACCGATCATGAGGCCAATGTCACTGCATGTCTGCGGCCTGCTCGTGTCACTGCTCGCTGCGACTGCATTCGCGCAACAACGACCGCAAGGCTGGAACTGGCGGCCGGAGCAGCCTGCCACGCTTCAGGCGTGGCAGCAGGCGGAAACGCGCAATCAGAATTTCACGCCACCGACGCCGCGTGGCGATCTGCGCGGCGATATCGCGAGCAACGTTCGCGCGCGGCCCGATGGGCAGCGTGACGACGCGCCGCAGCGGCGGCATGCGCCCGGCGCGCATTAACGCCCATTAAGCGCGTCGAGGGCATGACCGAGCCCGAGCGTTCTGCAAAGACGTATGTGGAAGATGTGCGATATCGGGAACCACCTGCCGTGTCACCAGTCTCATCAATGCCATTAAGCACAGCGTGGCAGAAGTAATTCCGGTATGCCCGTATCCTCGCGATACGGGCTTTTTTTTGCATCTACGACCGGTCAGATCCGCGCAGCACGGCGCGCCACCCGGCGCAAATCGGGCGTCATAAAAGAAGTGTAAAAACGGGGAAATGGCGGCGACATGCCCTCGACGCGCATCATGCGGCGCGTTGTCCGCGCGCTCCGTTGTTCTCACGTGCGCGCGCCCTGCGAAGCACCGTCGCCTAGACGGCAGTTGCCCTCTCTCCGGCGACCGCGCCGGCGAAAACATAGCTGCGCACACGGCGCGCGTCCCAGTCGAGAGAGCGCTCATCGCGCGCGAGCCGCGCAAATTCGGCGCGGCCGAGTTCGGTCAGCACCGCAATGTCCACAGGAGCATGGAAACCCGGCGCAGGAGCGACTGTCCGTTGACGAACGGTGTCCATCATGCCAAGCGAACGGAGATATTGAAAAACGCCCGGGCGCTTGGCCCACGGCACCTGACGGTATTGCGCCCGTCGCAGCGCCTCGAGTACGACTTCGTTGGAATAAGCGGTCATCTCACTTCTTTCTTAAAGTGCAGCCATGACTTATTTGTTCGCGACACAATGGCACGTCTGCTGACGTGCGCACGACGGAGGGCGAAGATTTCACGCCTTACCCGCCAATGCGGCCATTGGCCGCCGTTTATTTCGGCCCCCGTGTGAACGCCGTGCTAGCGTTCTGCTTCCAACTGGCGGCGATGCGACCCATGAAGCCGCGATAGTCCGCTCGTGGAATGTCCGAATACCATACGTTACCCCAATAAAATTGATTCTTTTAACTTTATTGCTGCTTTTTTTTGCAGCTTTTATGCTGCTGCGCAGCGCCCGCACGCTGATCGGCATGACGACCATCGTGGTCTTCTGGGCGCTCGGCGCGGGGTGGCTCGCCCAGCCCTTGCTCGATCTCGCCCAGCCCGGCGCGCCGCCCGGCGGACAGACGGTTGCTCCCGCAACGTACGCCGCCCGCACCGCCATCGTGATGCTCGGCACGGGCACCATTCAACGCGACGGCAAGCTCGTTCCGCCCACGGACGGGATCGCCCGCATCGTCAAGAGCGCCGATCTCTACGCGCGCTGCAAGCGGGTCAGTCCCGTTTGCCACGTCATCGTCAGCGGCGGCAATCCGCAGCAGCACGAAGCGACGGAAGCCGACACCTACCTGCCCTACGTACTGCGCGAAGGGGTGCCGCGCGGCGACGTCATCCTGGAAAATACCAGCATGACGACGTACGAAAACGCCCGCAACGTCGCTGCCATTCTGCCCGACGGATATTACGGTTCGTTGATCCTCGTCACATCCGCCTTTCAGATGCCGCGGGCCTTGCTGGACTTCCACCGCTTCGGGATGAATCCGCTGCCTGTCGTGTCGAACACCCGTCGCGCAACGCGCGGCCTGCTGCCCCGCCGGGCAAACTTCTTCAACGCCGAGATCGCGCTGCATGAACTGATCGGCATCGCGCAGTTTCATGTCTACCGGCAGATCGGCTGGTTCTGATCCTCGCCGCGCGCGTGGCAGCTTGCTTAGCTATCCGATGGATTCGAAGCGACCCGTCGACCACTGCGTGTCACGCACAAGTGGGAAAATCTGACTTGTCGCGACACGCGCGGCGAAGCGCATCACAATACGGTCAATGGGCGATGGCTTCTGTGAAGCGCCTTCGCGCCTGCAGCCCATAAATGTAACAAGACGTAACTGTATGTGAATTATGTTACAGAAGACACGCTGGACTGAACATTGCTGGCTAGAATGCACTGTCGTTCCAACGGACAGGCCATACTCGGGTCCACAACCACTCTCTACGGAGGCAACGATGAAGAAAGTGTCCCTGGCAATCCTGGTTTCCCTTTCGGCACTGACGGGCGCGGCTTACGCGCAACAGGATCAAGGCGTGCAGATGAGCACCGATCCGGCAAAGGCCGCCGACATCGAGCAGCGCGCGCAAGATCTACAGGCAAAGCAGCAGGCGATGGAAAACGCGCCGCCAGCTCAGATGAAGCATCAGAAGGGCATGCATCACAAGAAGCCGGCCGCGCCGGCCCAGTAGCACGCTCTGTTGCGCATCGGCCCGACGCGCACGGGAAACATGCAGGCGCGCTTCGCGGCCGAACCACTGCGCAATGCAAAAAAGCCGAAGCCGTTCAACACGGCCTCGGCTTTTTTATTTGTGCTGGCGGGCGTCGATGACGGTCGGCGGGCAAATCACGCGCCGATCGCATGTCGCGAAGCGCGCATCGACGTTATGCTAAAGTCGCGCACCTAAGAGTCAACCCACTTCACCCAACCCGCGTGCGCCCCTGGTGCGGAGGACAGAATGAGCAACATCCAGCTGGACATCGAATGGACTGAAGCAGCATCCCGCAAGATCGAAAAACTCATGCCGCGTGGCAATCAGGATGCGTTCCTTGCGCTGCCGCCCGTCGAATGTCTGCCGATGGAAGGCGACGTGCTGTTTCTCGGACCGGCCGGCAAGCAGCAGCCGTTCATCGTCGCCGAGCGCCAGTATCATCATGAAGGCGACGCGGACTGGACGATCATCCTGATCCTGGACGTGCCGCAAGCGACGCATTGAACGTATCGCGCGCCTGATTCCCCGATCGCGCTTCGTTGAGCTTCAATCCGGGCCCGACAGCCACGCTGCCGGGCCTTGCTGTTTTCAGCCTCGCCCACTGCGCGTGCCAACTGTTACGCGATCTTCGACACGATGCGCAGTTCCGCCGATTCGATCCATTGCGCGGACGCCTTCTTGTAGGCCTCGATATGCGCCGACTTCGCGTGCGCGGCGAGCGCTTCCTCACTTTCCCAACGCTCGAAGAACACGAAGCGGCGCGGCTCGCGCAAATCGCGATGCAGATCGTACTGCAACGCACCGCGCTCCTTGCGCGTCGGTCCGACAATGCCCTCGAGCGCCGCGCGCAACTGCTCTTCATGCCCCGGCTTCGCCACCGAGATCGCCACCACCGCGATTTCCGACATGCTGCACTCCAGTTTTTGAAAACCAGCAGCATAGCGCCGCTGCCACAAACGCGCCGGCAATCTTCGCCAACTTCGAGTCATAACTGCGCAGACACTTGTAGCCGTCTGTGATAACCCGAACATTCGAATCGCATACGAACTGCTAGACTGATTTCGACGAACTGAACTGGACAACTGAGCGGAGTCGCGCGTGAACGGCATCGATCCGATTGCCTTTGGGCCCGACCTCCATTGCGCCGATGTTGCGCATGCCTGCCACCGGCATGTCGCTGCACACGGGCGAGCGCCGCACGCTGCATAGGACAATCTGCCGTCATGCCAAACGTCGACGATACGACGCTCACTGGCCTTCTGCAGCATATGGTGCAGGACGAGGCCGGATGGGCCGCGCCGTGGCGAACCATTACGTTGCGCAGCGTCTTCCAGCCGGTCGTCTCCGTGACGCATCAGCGCGTGGTCGGCTACGAAGCGCTGCTGCGCGCCTTCGATCCCGTCGGTCATCCGATCTCACCTGCCGTGCTGTTTTCGGGCACCCGCTCGACGGCCGATGCGCGCGCGCTCGACCGCCTCGCACGCTGCCTGCATGTGGCGAACTTCATGTCGCAAGGCATCGAAACGGGATGGCTGTTCCTGAACACGCGGCCGCAGGTATTCGAAACGGGTTGGCCGCAGCGCCCGTTCATCGATGAACTGTCGGAGCATTTCGGACTGCCGCAGGAACGCATCGTGATCGAAGTGCTCGAGCAGCCCGCCGACGACGAATCCGCCGTTGCCAGCATGCTCGCCGCATCGCAGCCGCGCGAATTCCTGATCGCCATCGACGACTTCGGCACCGGCTTTTCGAACTTCGATCGCGTGTGGCGCTTCCGTCCCGACATCGTGAAGCTCGACCGGTCGCTGGTGGCGCGCGCCGGCCGCCAGGACAACGACAACTCGCTGATCGGCCATCTGATCAACATGCTGCATCAGTCGGGCACGCTGGTGCTCGCCGAAGGCGTCGAAACGGAAGACGAGCTGATGACGCTGATGCAGGCCGACGTCGATTTCATCCAGGGCTACTGGTTCGGCCAGCCGAAAGCGTCGATCCAGGCGGCGACCGCGCGTGTGCCCGAACTGATCGAGCAGATGTGGCAACGCTTCGAAAGCTACGAGCGCTCGCATTCGCGCTATCAGCGGCCGGGCTTCGAAGGATTCACGGAAGCCGTGCTCGCGGGCGCCGCGCTCTACATGCAGACGGGCGACCTGGAAGAAGCCGCGAAGCCCGTCTTCCTGCTGCCCGACGCGCGCCGCGTGTTCGTGCTGAGCGATCGCGGCGAGCAACTGGCGCCGTCGATCACCGCAAGCGGCACGCCGTCTCCACCTGCGCGGCTCGCGCCGCTCTTTCCCGACACGCGCAACAACTGGTCGCGGCGCGCGTATTTCAAGCATGCGCTCGCCGCGCCTGGACGCGTCGCGATGATGGGGCCGCACTGTTCGCTGATGGATGGCCAGGATTGCTACACGGCGGCTGTCACCGTCCAGCGCGACGGCGCGACGCATGTGTTCTGCGTCGACTTCCTGCCCGAAGTGTGTAACGCGAGCCCTGTTTGAGGCAAAGCACGCTGCGTGGCGCTGTTGCTACGCTGCCGCGCCCTACTCGTGCGAGACGCGCTGCCGTCCCGATTTCACATCGCTGCGTTTCGCCTTGCCTTCGAGCCGGCGCTCCTTCGACGCACGCGTCGGCCGCGTCGCGACACGCGCCTTGCGGGTCACGCTGACGCTGTCGATCAGCGCGTCGAGCCGCGCCAGCGCCGCCACGCGGTTCATTTCCTGGGTTCGGTATTCCTGCGCCTTGATGATGACGATGCCGTCGCGTGTGATCCGATAGTCGCTCATCGCGAGCAAGCGCATCTTCAACACCTCGGGCAGCGACGAGGCGCGCACGTCGAAGCGCAGATGAATCGCGCTCGACACCTTGTTGACGTTCTGCCCGCCCGCGCCCTGCGCGCGCACGGCCGTCAGTTCGATTTCGTTCGGCGGGATCGGATAGCGTGAAGTCATGTCAAAGAGTCGTGCACGGAACGGGAAGTGTAACCGGCTATTTGCTAACGCATGAGCGGTATGCGAATTGCGTGCACACAGCGTGGCATTGGCGTTGCCTCCGGGTTGCTCACGCAGCGCGCCACGCATTTGCCGTCCATCGCCGATCTCGCCGATACTGACATTTTCAGCCCGAGGGCCAATTATCGTGATGAAGATGCGCCCCGCGCAGGTGCTCGAACTCGTCGTCAATCTCGTGTTGCCGTGGGTCGCGTACCGCCTCGCGCAGCCGTACTGGGGCGAGACGGGCGGGTTGATTGCGTCGGCCGTGCCGCCCGTCGCGTGGAGCATCGTCGAACTCGTGCGCTTCAGGCGCGCCGACGCGCTCAGCCTGACCGTGCTGCTCGGCATCGTGCTGTCGATCGGCGCGATGGCGCTGGGTGGCGACCCGCGCATGCTGCTGTTCCGGGAATCGCTGGCGTCGGGCGCGATTGGCGTCGCGTTCCTGCTGTCGCTGCTGGTGGGCCGGCCCGCCGTTTTCTACCTGACGCGCGCGTTCGTCGCCCGCGAGATGACCAACGGCGCCGCCCATATCGACATGCTGTGGCGCGAGCGCCCGGCGTTCGCCCGGGGAATCCGGGTGCTGACGGCTACGTGGGGCCTCGGCCTCACGGGCGAAACCGCGCTGCGCGGCTGGATGGCGTGGCACTGGCCGATCGAGCGCGTGCTGGTGGTGTCGCCGTTCGTCGGTTATGGCATCTTCGGCGCAATGATGGTCTGGACGCTGTGGTACCGGCGCACGCTGCGCGACCTCGCGCAAAGCGAGGCGGAATCCGAAACGGAATCACCGCCCAGCACGGCCGCCAACTAATTCACGTCATCTCGCAGGTCCTGTCACACGTCATCCCGCATCGCCTCGACGATTCGCGCCGCAAGCCCGGAGTCGCGCTGCGTCGGCGTCGCGATCGCGCGCATCAGCACGGCCCGCGAGCCGACCACCTCGACCCGCTCGCGCGCCCGCGTGACGGCCGTATAGACGAGTTCGCGCGACAGCACCCGGCTGAACGTCGACGGCAGCATCAACACCGCGTGTTCGAACTCCGAGCCTTGCGACTTGTGGACCGTGAGCGCGAAGGCCGTGTCGTGCGGCGGCAACGCCGCGGGTGACACCGCACGCAGGCTACCGTCCGCGCTACGGAAGAACACGCGCAGCGCGCCGTCCGCGCCCGGCAGCGCGATGCCGATATCGCCATTGAACAGACCTAGCGCATAGTCGTTGCGCGTGACCATGATTGGCCGGCCCGCGAACCATTGCGCGCCGACAGCCAGCGGCACGCGCGCAATGCGCCGCACCTGCGCGGCCATCGCCGTATTCATCTGCTCGACGCCGCGCGAGCCGAGTCGCGTCGCACACAGGATACGGAAGCGATTGAGCGCGTCGAACAGTGCCAACGCGCGCGAGGCCGCGCCCGCTGCGCCGTCGGAGAGCGCCGTCGCGAGCGCGTCCGCGTAGGGCGCAAACCCGGCCGCAAGCCGCTGGATCGTGCGTTCGGCAGGCGTGGCATCGGTGTCTTCGTGAAACGCCGCGGCGCAGGGTTTGACGGGATCGATATGCAGCACGTCGAGCGCTTCCTGCGCGGCGCCGCGCCGGATCGCTAGCGACAACCGTCCGATCGCCGACTCCAGCCCGAAGCGATAGTTACGTTCGAGCCACACGACACAGTCGGCAAGCGGCGCAGGCTGCGCATCCTGCAATGAAGACGGCACGTCGGACGGCATGCCGAACAGGTCGTCGAAAAACGGCTGGGTGTCTTCCGACGGCGCATCGTCACGGCCCGTGGGCAACGCGTCACGCAAACGGCGTTCATCGATTCCCAGTGCCGTCGCGATCGAGCCGACGCCCTTCGCCGTGAACGCAGGTTGCGCGCTCAACTCGGCGAACACGGCGCCCGCTTCCACGGCCGCGAGTTGATCCTTGTCGCCGAGCATTACGAGATGCGTGTCAGGTGCGAGCGCATCGAACAGATGCGTCGCCATCGCGACGTCGATCATCGACGCCTCATCGATCACGATCACGTCATACGGCAGCGGGTTGTCCCGATGGTGCCGGAAGCGCCCATTCGGCCCGGTACCCAACAACCGGTGCAACGTGAACGACGTTTGCGGCAGACGCGCCGCGAGTTCCTGCGGCAACGAACTGGCGCGGGCGAGCAGCGCCTCCTGCATCCGCTGCGCGGCCTTGCCCGTCGGCGCGGCGAGCGCGATGCGCAAGTCCTCCCGCGCATCCAGCAGACAGGCGAGCACGCCAACCACCGTGGTCGTCTTGCCCGTGCCCGGACC
The DNA window shown above is from Paraburkholderia sp. PGU19 and carries:
- a CDS encoding YdcF family protein, with the translated sequence MLLRSARTLIGMTTIVVFWALGAGWLAQPLLDLAQPGAPPGGQTVAPATYAARTAIVMLGTGTIQRDGKLVPPTDGIARIVKSADLYARCKRVSPVCHVIVSGGNPQQHEATEADTYLPYVLREGVPRGDVILENTSMTTYENARNVAAILPDGYYGSLILVTSAFQMPRALLDFHRFGMNPLPVVSNTRRATRGLLPRRANFFNAEIALHELIGIAQFHVYRQIGWF
- a CDS encoding EAL domain-containing protein, with translation MPNVDDTTLTGLLQHMVQDEAGWAAPWRTITLRSVFQPVVSVTHQRVVGYEALLRAFDPVGHPISPAVLFSGTRSTADARALDRLARCLHVANFMSQGIETGWLFLNTRPQVFETGWPQRPFIDELSEHFGLPQERIVIEVLEQPADDESAVASMLAASQPREFLIAIDDFGTGFSNFDRVWRFRPDIVKLDRSLVARAGRQDNDNSLIGHLINMLHQSGTLVLAEGVETEDELMTLMQADVDFIQGYWFGQPKASIQAATARVPELIEQMWQRFESYERSHSRYQRPGFEGFTEAVLAGAALYMQTGDLEEAAKPVFLLPDARRVFVLSDRGEQLAPSITASGTPSPPARLAPLFPDTRNNWSRRAYFKHALAAPGRVAMMGPHCSLMDGQDCYTAAVTVQRDGATHVFCVDFLPEVCNASPV
- a CDS encoding putative quinol monooxygenase, which encodes MSEIAVVAISVAKPGHEEQLRAALEGIVGPTRKERGALQYDLHRDLREPRRFVFFERWESEEALAAHAKSAHIEAYKKASAQWIESAELRIVSKIA
- a CDS encoding LysR family transcriptional regulator; its protein translation is MNVTLRQLRVFIEVARLQSFSRAGSEIGLTQSAVSRCVRELEAEIGLKLIDRTTREVQLTDVGGNLVASVSRLLTDLDDALREIREIGEQRRGRVMVAASPTIACRLMPNIVAACGAQFPYITLGLRDDVQSDVVRKVKSGEVDFGVVIGPLSADDLFTEPLMTDSFCLVSREDHPLASRAQVAWRELDGERLVMLDHASGSRPIIDAALEAHNVSANIVQELGHPSTVFGLVQAGIGVSVLPWLAMPLPAGSSLVARPLVPRAERTVELVRRRDRSLSPAADAVWNLIHQVPGRTEDLR
- a CDS encoding VC0807 family protein; this translates as MKMRPAQVLELVVNLVLPWVAYRLAQPYWGETGGLIASAVPPVAWSIVELVRFRRADALSLTVLLGIVLSIGAMALGGDPRMLLFRESLASGAIGVAFLLSLLVGRPAVFYLTRAFVAREMTNGAAHIDMLWRERPAFARGIRVLTATWGLGLTGETALRGWMAWHWPIERVLVVSPFVGYGIFGAMMVWTLWYRRTLRDLAQSEAESETESPPSTAAN
- the recD gene encoding exodeoxyribonuclease V subunit alpha, whose product is MSTFDQPLPDVEVNVPTPADFSTALAEGFARRVSALAQRGGASADAVRWAARGAFAASRATSEGHVCVPLDELAQRYDAEVALVRDALLASGVASDGMQPAHALRPLVVDGQGRLYLARYYDYERRLAQSLVGHARGADQDAVSAGMSSQGLRDRLLRYFGEPQDDQIDWQRVAAVMALSGRLTIVSGGPGTGKTTTVVGVLACLLDAREDLRIALAAPTGKAAQRMQEALLARASSLPQELAARLPQTSFTLHRLLGTGPNGRFRHHRDNPLPYDVIVIDEASMIDVAMATHLFDALAPDTHLVMLGDKDQLAAVEAGAVFAELSAQPAFTAKGVGSIATALGIDERRLRDALPTGRDDAPSEDTQPFFDDLFGMPSDVPSSLQDAQPAPLADCVVWLERNYRFGLESAIGRLSLAIRRGAAQEALDVLHIDPVKPCAAAFHEDTDATPAERTIQRLAAGFAPYADALATALSDGAAGAASRALALFDALNRFRILCATRLGSRGVEQMNTAMAAQVRRIARVPLAVGAQWFAGRPIMVTRNDYALGLFNGDIGIALPGADGALRVFFRSADGSLRAVSPAALPPHDTAFALTVHKSQGSEFEHAVLMLPSTFSRVLSRELVYTAVTRARERVEVVGSRAVLMRAIATPTQRDSGLAARIVEAMRDDV
- the arfB gene encoding alternative ribosome rescue aminoacyl-tRNA hydrolase ArfB translates to MTSRYPIPPNEIELTAVRAQGAGGQNVNKVSSAIHLRFDVRASSLPEVLKMRLLAMSDYRITRDGIVIIKAQEYRTQEMNRVAALARLDALIDSVSVTRKARVATRPTRASKERRLEGKAKRSDVKSGRQRVSHE